GGACACTGGTTTGATGGAGATGGGGCAATTCTGGCGGTACACTTTACTGATGCTGGGGTAAATGCTACCTACCGCTACGTACAAACTGCCGGGTATCAGGAGGAAAACCAAGCAGGGAAGTATCTTTACGGCAATTATGGGATGACTGCACCGGGTGCGATTTGGAATCAGTGGCGAAAACCTGTGAAAAATTCTGCCAATACCTCAGTGTTAGCGCTTCCTGACAAATTACTGGCACTTTGGGAGGGAGATAATCCCCATTCTTTGGATTTGCAAACCTTAGAAACCTTCGGTTTAGATAATTTGGGGGGATTAACTCCAGGTATACCCTATTCAGCTCATCCCAAAATCGATGGGGAGACGGGAGAAATTTTTAATTTTGGTATTAGTCTTGGTAAAAATGCCACACTGAATCTGTTTAAAAGTGATGTCACGGGCAAAATTATCAAAACAGGAAAAATTACCCTAGAAGGATTTCCAGTAGTTCATGATTTCGTCTTAGCTGGGAGATATTTAATCTTTTTTATGCCTCCCGTACAGATAAATGTATTGCCAATCATGTTGGGAATTCGTAGTTATAGCGATTGTATGCAATGGCAACCCCAATTAGGCACAAAAATCTATGTTTTTGATCGAGAAACTTTCGATTTAGTTAGTCAGGGAGAAACAGAACCATGGTTTCAATGGCATTTTGCCAATGGTTATTTAGGTGAGCAAGGAACAGCGATTATTGATTTTGCCAGATATCAAGATTTTCAAACCAATCAATATCTCAAGGAAGTGGCAACGGGAGTCACCCAAACTCTAGCAGAAACAACCTACACGAGAATATCCTTAAATCCCCAAACTGCAAAAGTTGAGCAGATAGAAAATATTATCAATCGTACCTGTGAATTTCCCATAGTTCCTCCACAAAATGTCGGTAAATATTCCCATCACACTTATTTTTCCATTGCACGTCAAGGTACGGATATTAGTCAGGAAATATTAAACGCGATCGCCACCTTTGATCACCATACCCAAACCCTTACAGAAGCCAATTTTATTACTGGTGAATATCCCAGTGAACCGATATATGTTCAAGATAGGGAAAACCCGGAAACAGCTTGGATATTAACGGTGGTTTATGATGGGAATCACCATAGTAGTCAGGTTTGGATTTATGATGCAGCTAGACTTGATGTTGAACCTACTTGTAAATTACAGTTACCCCAGGTAATTCCCCACAGTTTTCATGGTACTTGGAAACAAAATTGATATGGTACAAATATCAGAAAAAATCTATTCTCCGATAGAATATCTAGAGTTAGAAATTAACTCGGAATTGCGTCATGAATACATTCAAGGAAAGATTCGAGAAATGACAGGTGGAACACCTAATCATAATCAAATAGCTCTCAATGTTAGTAGTACATTAAATTTTGCGTTAAAACGTCAACCCTACCGAGTCTTTGTCACTGATCAACGTCTGTGGATTCCGGAAGAGAATATTTACACTTATCCAGATGTGATGGTGATATCCGAACCTTTAGAATTACAACCGGGGAGAACAGATACTGTCATCAATCCTTTAATGATTACAGAGGTACTTTCAAAATCGACTCGTAGCTATGACGTAGATGAAAAGTTTTCCGCATACCGTACTATTCCCAGTTTTCAAGAATATGTCTTAATTGATCAGTACAAAGTTCATGTGTCACACTTTTACAAAAAAGAGAATAATCAGTGGATATTTTCCGAATACATTGATAAAAATCAGGTGTTACCCCTAGCTTTTATCCCATTGTAAATTTCCCTACTTGATATTTACGATAAAGTTAATTTCGATACGCTTGAATAACTCTGGGTGTTTGGTTATGATTCGTTGGTTTGCTTCATCTACCCTTGCGCGAATTGGAATATTTGCAAATATAACTGTCGGTAGTTTGACAATTGGATTCTTACCTGTACTAGTAACCTCTCCATCTCTAGGTGCAGAAAGATTAACTCTATCCTATGGAGTTTTGCAACGTTCAATTTCCATCGATGCTTTAGATATTTATGCCAGAACAGGTAAA
The Calothrix sp. 336/3 DNA segment above includes these coding regions:
- a CDS encoding carotenoid oxygenase family protein, producing MHINTQKSSKMLWARAFATPAEEFPLTPLSVISGKVPPGLRGSLYRNGAGRLERGGISVGHWFDGDGAILAVHFTDAGVNATYRYVQTAGYQEENQAGKYLYGNYGMTAPGAIWNQWRKPVKNSANTSVLALPDKLLALWEGDNPHSLDLQTLETFGLDNLGGLTPGIPYSAHPKIDGETGEIFNFGISLGKNATLNLFKSDVTGKIIKTGKITLEGFPVVHDFVLAGRYLIFFMPPVQINVLPIMLGIRSYSDCMQWQPQLGTKIYVFDRETFDLVSQGETEPWFQWHFANGYLGEQGTAIIDFARYQDFQTNQYLKEVATGVTQTLAETTYTRISLNPQTAKVEQIENIINRTCEFPIVPPQNVGKYSHHTYFSIARQGTDISQEILNAIATFDHHTQTLTEANFITGEYPSEPIYVQDRENPETAWILTVVYDGNHHSSQVWIYDAARLDVEPTCKLQLPQVIPHSFHGTWKQN
- a CDS encoding Uma2 family endonuclease, producing the protein MVQISEKIYSPIEYLELEINSELRHEYIQGKIREMTGGTPNHNQIALNVSSTLNFALKRQPYRVFVTDQRLWIPEENIYTYPDVMVISEPLELQPGRTDTVINPLMITEVLSKSTRSYDVDEKFSAYRTIPSFQEYVLIDQYKVHVSHFYKKENNQWIFSEYIDKNQVLPLAFIPL